CCGTACACCTGGCCCTGGACGCGCGAGACACCTTTTGCGCCGAAGCCGCGCATGAGGATCGCTGGCGTCCCCTCGTCGCCGCCAGCATCGGCCCCTACGGCGCATACCTGGCCGACGGCTCCGAATATCGCGGCGACTACGGTATCAGTGAGGAAGCCTTGTACCGCTTTCATCGGCGGCGCTGGCAGGTGCTGGCCGCCAGCGGCGCGGACCTGCTCGCCTGCGAGACCATCCCTTCCTTCTCCGAGGCGCGCGTGCTGCGGCGGCTGCTGCAAGAAACGCCAGAGGCGTGGGCGTGGTTCAGCTTTAGCTGCCGCGATGGCTGGCGCATCAGCGACGGCACGCCCCTGTCCACCTGCGCCCAAATGCTGGCGGACACGGAGCGCGTGGCCGCCATCGGCGTCAACTGCACCCCGCCCCGCTACATCCCCAGCCTCATCGCCGAACTGCGCCGCGTCAGCGATAAACCTATTCTCGTGTATCCTAACTCGGGCGAAGCGTATCATGCGGAAACACGGCGCTGGTCTGGCGAAAATGACGCTGCCAGATTTGCCACCCTGAGCCAGACATGGCAGCAGGCGGGCGCGCGCATCATCGGCGGCTGCTGCCGCACCGGCCCAGCACATATTGCCGCCATGAGGAAAGTAGTAAATGGGCGGTTATGATGTCAGTGTAAGGCGGCTTGTATTTTTTTGTCGAAACGCGCGGCTTGTGTGCAATGCCGGCAAACCTCCCCCCACGCGCTCCCAAGAATTGGTGCTTTTTGCCGATACATCTTTACCTGTTTCCTATTGCGGCGAATCAGGCGACCTTCTCGTATCGGCCGTTGCGCTAACCAACTTTCCAGTCCTGGATAGCACTCAATATCTTGTA
The Ardenticatenales bacterium genome window above contains:
- the mmuM gene encoding homocysteine S-methyltransferase, encoding MPNPLQPFWDRAPAFILDGGLATELEARGCDLNDPLWSARMLLENPAAIRQLHLDYLRAGADGIITATYQASIPGFARKGIPPTQAEDLLRLAVHLALDARDTFCAEAAHEDRWRPLVAASIGPYGAYLADGSEYRGDYGISEEALYRFHRRRWQVLAASGADLLACETIPSFSEARVLRRLLQETPEAWAWFSFSCRDGWRISDGTPLSTCAQMLADTERVAAIGVNCTPPRYIPSLIAELRRVSDKPILVYPNSGEAYHAETRRWSGENDAARFATLSQTWQQAGARIIGGCCRTGPAHIAAMRKVVNGRL